Proteins from a single region of Candidatus Woesearchaeota archaeon:
- a CDS encoding AAA family ATPase, with protein sequence MVKEDVEKKVIYSETIDLDTTDAELKRVSASLKRIEDENRLLSQTIRRFEEEGAMLRELFNKANTELTNLKKPALLVADVVSVEEDKAVIRLPNGNKFYSYIANDVKGLLSGDAVLVDQKALNVIKKIDVSNHADVEKYVIVEKPKESWKEIGGLKREVEEVKEVIELPLKKPALFKKVGIQPPKGILLYGPPGTGKTLLAKAVAHSTNATFIEVVGSELVQKFIGEGAKLVKDIFTMARKKAPTIVFIDEIDALAATRMDTGTSGEREVNRTFMQLLAEIDGFKPLDNVKIIGATNRLDILDPAMIRPGRLDRLIEVGLPDDDGRHEILKVHTQRMSLQKVDLKKVSKLMINFSGAEIRAACTEAGFFAIREDRSAVTMLDFTKAVEKVKAAETQEEKSRLFG encoded by the coding sequence ATGGTAAAAGAGGATGTTGAAAAAAAAGTAATTTATTCTGAGACGATTGACCTAGACACTACTGATGCGGAACTTAAACGAGTAAGTGCGTCACTTAAACGAATAGAAGATGAAAATCGCCTTCTTTCTCAAACTATTCGTCGCTTTGAAGAAGAAGGTGCAATGTTGCGTGAACTCTTCAACAAAGCAAATACTGAACTTACCAATCTTAAAAAACCAGCCTTACTTGTTGCTGACGTTGTGAGTGTGGAAGAAGACAAAGCTGTTATTCGCTTACCCAATGGAAACAAATTTTATTCCTATATCGCCAATGATGTGAAAGGATTGCTCAGTGGTGATGCCGTTCTTGTAGATCAAAAAGCTCTTAATGTTATTAAGAAAATTGATGTAAGTAATCACGCTGACGTAGAGAAATATGTTATTGTTGAGAAACCAAAAGAAAGTTGGAAAGAAATTGGTGGTCTTAAACGAGAAGTAGAAGAGGTCAAAGAAGTAATTGAACTGCCTCTCAAAAAGCCTGCTCTTTTCAAAAAAGTAGGGATTCAACCTCCAAAAGGAATTTTATTATATGGTCCACCTGGAACCGGAAAGACTTTGCTTGCCAAAGCCGTTGCGCATAGCACTAACGCTACTTTTATCGAAGTTGTTGGTTCTGAACTTGTGCAAAAATTTATTGGAGAAGGCGCAAAGCTTGTCAAAGATATTTTCACCATGGCACGCAAAAAAGCGCCAACCATCGTCTTTATCGATGAAATCGATGCTCTTGCTGCGACCCGTATGGATACTGGTACATCAGGTGAACGCGAAGTGAACCGCACATTTATGCAATTACTCGCTGAGATAGATGGATTTAAGCCACTTGACAATGTTAAAATCATTGGTGCAACCAACCGCTTGGACATTCTTGATCCTGCCATGATTCGACCAGGTCGTCTTGATCGTCTTATCGAGGTTGGCTTACCTGATGATGACGGACGTCATGAAATTCTCAAAGTACATACTCAACGCATGAGTCTACAAAAAGTTGATCTCAAAAAAGTAAGTAAACTAATGATCAACTTTAGCGGTGCTGAAATTCGCGCAGCCTGCACTGAAGCAGGTTTCTTTGCCATTCGCGAAGATCGCAGTGCAGTAACTATGCTTGATTTCACCAAAGCTGTGGAGAAAGTTAAAGCAGCTGAGACACAAGAAGAAAAGAGCAGGTTGTTTGGGTAA
- a CDS encoding DMT family transporter, protein MLHIKGYTFALLAAILFGVSTTLNKLILVDVHPIVAAGIMYLSAGILLFSLRFLVPTYILKKIQLIHSEQNISFLTGKDWLYIFIMALMGAVVGMSLFLKGIGLSTATNASLLLHAEVIFTIFLAVSFLHEKAQRKEYVAMGVLLICMIAITLNFAFEGVALTHGLKGNLFILAATFCWAIDNSVSKLVSLKNDVLTVVSLKSLIGGSILLFLALFLKIPFTISLPILPLILIVGFCSIGLSMVFFLSAMKSIGSMKTVVIFSTASLFGLITAAILLNEHISILQIIAGIVALSAVYVIAKSEK, encoded by the coding sequence ATGCTTCATATAAAAGGATACACATTTGCGCTTCTCGCAGCGATTCTGTTTGGTGTGAGCACCACTCTTAACAAGCTTATTCTTGTGGATGTTCATCCTATCGTTGCAGCAGGGATCATGTATCTTAGTGCAGGTATTCTTCTGTTCTCATTACGCTTTTTAGTTCCCACTTATATTCTTAAAAAAATACAACTCATTCATTCCGAACAGAACATTAGTTTTCTAACTGGAAAAGACTGGCTCTACATCTTTATTATGGCTCTGATGGGTGCAGTTGTGGGGATGTCACTATTTCTCAAAGGCATAGGACTCTCAACTGCAACAAACGCTTCATTATTACTTCATGCTGAAGTTATCTTTACCATTTTCCTCGCAGTTTCTTTTCTACATGAAAAGGCGCAACGAAAAGAATATGTTGCAATGGGCGTACTACTCATTTGTATGATCGCAATTACTCTAAACTTCGCATTTGAAGGTGTAGCTCTTACCCATGGTCTTAAAGGGAATCTCTTTATTCTTGCAGCAACATTTTGTTGGGCAATTGATAACTCTGTAAGCAAACTTGTCAGTCTTAAAAATGATGTCCTAACGGTCGTATCTCTTAAATCTCTTATTGGCGGATCTATCTTATTGTTTCTTGCACTATTTCTTAAAATTCCATTTACAATATCTCTTCCCATTCTTCCATTGATTTTGATCGTTGGTTTTTGCAGTATTGGTTTATCCATGGTATTTTTTCTCAGTGCAATGAAATCAATCGGTTCCATGAAAACCGTTGTTATTTTCTCTACTGCATCATTATTTGGTCTTATCACTGCAGCCATTCTACTCAACGAACATATTTCTATTCTTCAAATAATTGCGGGAATAGTTGCATTATCTGCCGTATACGTAATCGCAAAATCAGAAAAATAG